GGATTGTAGAATGAAACTATGTCAACAAGCTTCTCCTTGGGAAGCAGCTCTGCAAGAGCCATGCCAAGCATTGACTTTCCTGTTCCCGGCTCGCCAATCAGAAGAACATGCCTTCTCTGCCTTGCAGCCTTTTTCATGATATTGACTGCCTCATCCTGCCCGATAACCTGGTCTATTATGTTCTTTCCAACCTTGATGTCCGCAGTTGTCCTGAATTTTATCATCTAAACATGGGTTATTCTGAACTTGCTTAAAAATCTTTTTGAAGTGTGCAATAATTAAAAAATCAAAAACAAAATATTTTTATATGAATAGTTTTATTGGTTTAGAAATGGCTGCAAGAAAAAAGGGAGATGCTGAGAAAAAAGATAAGGATTCCAAGGGAAAAAAAGAGCCAGATTCAATTTCCGAAGAAGGTGAAAAGGAAATTCTCAGGGAACCAGCAGTCCTTCCCGGGCAGATTTGCCCTGTGTGCAGCACCAACAATCTTACTCTCAAGGAAGAAGACATGGACATTCCGTATTTCGGTCCGGTATCTGTTTTCTCAATGGAATGCAGCAACTGCGAATTCAGGAAGTCAGACATAGAAAGCATAGAAAAGCATGATGCTGCAAGATACAGCCTTGAAGTCACTTCAGAAGAGGACATGAAGATAAGGATTGTAAAATCAAGCAGCGCAACAGTAAAGATTCCATACATAGGGAACATGGAGCCGGGAGAGTTCTCAGAGGGCTTTGTCACAAACGTAGAGGGGCTTCTCATGAAGTTCAAGGACATCCTTCAGGGCATAAGGGACAATGAGGATGAGGAAGATGAGGCAAAAGACAAGGCAAAGAACATGATGAAAAAAATTGACAGAACCATCTGGGGAAGGGAGAAGGTAAAAATCATAATAGAGGACCCGGAAGGCAACTCAGCCATAATCTCAGACAAGGCAGTTGTAGAGAAGATTGGAAAGAAGTGAATATTTTAGTTTTCTATATACAAATATACAAAATATTTAAAAATACCCCCGTATTTTAGCTTTTTTAGGAAAATAAAAAGCAGTGCGAAGTGAGAAAAATGAACCCTGAAAACCTGAATCAGGAGGTTGAAGAGCAGGAGCGGATAAACACCCTTGCTGAATCATTAAGGAAGAACGGCATTGCTGCAAGCATTGCAGATTCCGTGAATCTTGCAAAGAAAATGATTGCGCGCGAGAAGGTTCTTGCGGGCTACTACAAAAAAAAGAAAGATGAATATATGATAGGAGACGATAAGAAAAGCGTCTCCGAGCTCTTCAGGGAAAAAAGCGCCCAGCAAGAAGGCAAAAAAGAAGAGCCAAAATTTTCTGAGGAAAAAAAGGAATCAGAGA
This DNA window, taken from Candidatus Woesearchaeota archaeon, encodes the following:
- a CDS encoding ZPR1 zinc finger domain-containing protein, whose amino-acid sequence is MAARKKGDAEKKDKDSKGKKEPDSISEEGEKEILREPAVLPGQICPVCSTNNLTLKEEDMDIPYFGPVSVFSMECSNCEFRKSDIESIEKHDAARYSLEVTSEEDMKIRIVKSSSATVKIPYIGNMEPGEFSEGFVTNVEGLLMKFKDILQGIRDNEDEEDEAKDKAKNMMKKIDRTIWGREKVKIIIEDPEGNSAIISDKAVVEKIGKK